The DNA segment TACGGCTCGGGCTGCCCGAACGCGCCGACCGGCCAGGGGGCGTTCCAGGAGAGCGCGGGGTCGGGCGCGGGGCTCCAGGCGGGCGGGGGCGGGACCGGTACGGCGGGCGCCGGGTGTGCGGCGGGCTCGGGGGCGGCCGGTACCGGGCGCAGCCGGGTGGTGGTCTCCGCCGGGGTCGGCGCGGGCGGGGCGTCGGGGAAGCGGGCGGAGGCCGGCGGGGGCGGCGGCGCGGTGATCCGGGCCTCGGGGACCGGGGGCCGGGTCTCGCGGGGGCGCTCCAGGGGGCGGCGCGGGACGAACACCGAGGGCTCGTCCTCGACTTGGGCTTCCGGCTCGGCGGGTGCGGGATCGTGGGCGGGGCGCGGAGGGAACGGGGCGCGGCGCGCTTCCGTGCTCATGCACCCCCCGTTTCCTGGCGACCGGGCCGACTGCTCGTACGCGGGCCGCCCCGGTGGCGGCGGCCGTGGCCCGTCGGACGAGTTCCGTCCGGGCACGCATACCCGTACGGCTGTACCGGCATCCCGGTTCAGCGCTGCGGCCGGGTGTTTTCCGCCGTACGTGCGCGTCACTTTACGGGCTCGGGGCGGCCGGGACGGAACGGGCCGACGCCCTCGGGGCATCTGCCCGGAACATCCCCCTACCCTCGGGTAATCGCGTCTGGCAGGCTGCCGTCATGACTGCGCGTGCCGCCGACCGGGCCCGGTACGACCGGGCCACCGCCGCCTACGAAGCCCCGCTCGCCCTCGTGGACCTGGCCGCCTTCGACGCGAACGCCGCCGATCTGGTGCGCCGGGCGAACGGCAAACCGATCCGGGTCGCCTCCAAGTCGGTCCGCTGCCGGGCCCTGCTGGAACGGGTGCTGGCGCGGGAGGGGTTCGCCGGGATCATGTCGTTCACGCTGGCCGAGTCGCTGTGGCTGGCCCGCTCGGGCTTCGACGACGTGCTGCTGGCCTACCCGTCCGCCGACCGCGCCGGGTACGCGGAGCTGGCCGCCGATCCCAAGCTGGCCGCCTCGGTCACCGTGATGGTGGACGACGTGGCCCAGCTCGACCTGATCGACGCCGCCCGCGCGGGTGGGCGTGAAGTGGTGCGGGTCTGCCTGGAGTTGGACACCTCGCTGCGCATGTTCGGCGGCCGGGTGCGGGTGGGCGCCCGCCGCTCCCCGCTGCACTCCCCCGCCCAACTGGCCGAGCTGGCCCGCTCGGTGGCCCGGCGTCCGGGGTTCCGGCTGGTGGGGATCATGGGGTACGAGGGTCATGTGGCCGGGGTCGGGGACGCGGTGGCCGGGCATCCGGTGCGCTCGCGGGCGGTCCGGCTGATGCAGACGGCGGCCCGCAAGGAGCTGGCGGAGCGGCGCGGGACGGCCGTACGGGCGGTGCGGGCGGTGGCGCCGGAGCTGGAGTTCGTCAACGGCGGCGGCACGGGCAGTGTGCAGCACACGGCGGCCGAGGACGCGGTGACGGAGATCGCGGCCGGATCGGGGCTGTACGTGCCCCGGCTGTTCGACAACTACACCTCGTTCACCGGCCGTCCGGCCGCCCTGTTCGCGCTGCCGGTGGTCCGGCGTCCGGGCGTGGGCGCGGTGACGGTGCTGGGCGGCGGCTATCCGGCGTCCGGGGCGGCGGGCCCGGACCGGCTGCCGGTGCCGTACCTCCCGGAGGGGCTGCGCTTCGACCCGCAGGAGGGTGCCGGGGAGGTGCAGACCCCGCTGCTGGGCTCGCCCGCCGACGATCTGCTGATCGGCGACAAGGTGTGGTTCCGCCATGCCAAGGCGGGCGAGCTGTGCGAGCGGTTCGACGTGCTGCACCTGGTGGAGGGGGACACGGTCACCGCGACCGTGCCCACCTACCGGGGTGAGGGGCACACGTTCCTGTGACGGCCGCTCAGTGGACGGTGTCCGCCTGGTCCGGCACGACCGAGCCGTCCGGGCGGAGCAGCGGGGTGTGGCCACCGTCGGGGGCGTTGTAGGCGGTGGTGGAGCAGGGGTACGGGTCGGTCTTGCGGGGCAGCGGCTCGATGAACATCGGGTTGATCACCCAGCGGCCGTCCGTGTCGTCGTAGGCCCGGCACATCAGCTCGGCCTTGTTGCGGTTGAGGACCAGATGGGCGCCGGTGGCGTCGGAGACGAAGGTGACGTCGGTGTCCGCGTCGCCGCCGCCGACGGCGATCCGGTTCTTCCACGCCTGCTTCTGCCAGGCGGCGGGCCCGCGGATTCCGTAGATGTCCTGGTTGATCCAGCACCGCTTGCCGTCGATGTACGGGATGACCTCGCCCTTGTTCACCCCGATCCCGCCGCACCCCTCGTTGCGGGTGGTGATGCGGCCCCGGTGGTCGAGGACGGAGCGGATGGCGATGGTGTGCGCGGCGTCGACGCCGACCCCGCGCGACCAGACCTCGGTGACCGGTTCGGAGCCGGCCGAGACGATGTACACCCGGAACCCGGCCCGCTTCAGGGTGCGGATGAGGTCGCGCTGCTGGTCGTAGTAGCGGACGTAGGCCGGGACGGTGTGGGTGCCCAGGGTGCGGGTGGCGCCGATCGGCGCGGCCAGCGCCTCGGTGCGGGCGGCGGCCGCGTACGAGGAGAGCTGGGCCGGGGTGCGGCCCGCGAAGAGCTGGGGCACCCAGGCGTACTGCGGGACGGTGCGCCGGTGGTTCCAGGTGCCCGCGAAGGCGGCGGCGCCGCTCATCGTGGTGCCCTTCTCCCGGATCTCCACGATCTCGTCGGTGCACTTCGGCCGGTCGGAGGTGCGCAGGGAGCCGCCCGCGCCGGTGCCGCAGGCGGCGGTGAGGGCCCGGTCACCGGCGTCGGTCATCCAGGCGCTGGTGTCCTTCCAGCGGGCGGGGCGGGGCAGCGCACTGTGCCGCAGGGCCCAGGAGAGGGTGGCGTCGGTGACGTCGTTCTTGGTGATCGTGTTGTCCCAGTCGAACGCGGCGACCGCGCCTCGGTGTCCGGAACAGGTGCCGTAGGTGTCGATGACGTGTTGCAGATGGGCGCGGTTGTCGCCGTACCAACTGGTTCTCAACTTAGGGCACTTGGCGTCGGCTGCCGCCGCGGTGGGGGCGAGGGCGGGGGCGGCCGCGAGGGCGGCGGCCGCGGCGAGGGACCAGGCGAGTAGCTGTCGCATGGGACGGGGACCGTACACCTTTCGTCGGGAGCGGGGGTGGGATACGCGCCGACTACAGCGGGGTGACGTAGGCGCCGGAGATGCCGCCGTCCACGAGGAAGTCGGTGGCGTTGACGAAGGAGGCGTCGTCGCTGGCGAGGAAGGCGACGGCGGCGGCGATCTCGTCGGCCCGCGCGAACCGGCCGAGCGGGATGTGCACCAGGCGGCGGGCGGCCCGCTCGGGGTCGGTGGCGAACAGCTCCTGGAGCAGCGGGGTGTCGACCGGGCCGGGGCACAGGGCGTTGACCCGGATGCCCTCGCGGGCGAACTGCACCCCGAGTTCGCGGGACATGGCGAGCACCCCGCCCTTGGACGCGGTGTAGGAGATCTGGGAGGTGGCCGCGCCCATCCGGGCCACGAAGGACGCGGTGTTGATGATGGACCCCCGGCCCTGGCGCCGCATGTAGGGCAGCGCGGCCTTGCAGCACAGGTAGACGGAGGTCAGGTTGACCTCCTGCACCCGCTTCCACGCCTCCAGACCGGTGTCCAGGATGGAGTCGTCGTCGGGCGGGGAGATGCCGGCGTTGTTGAAGGCGATGTCGACGCTGCCGTAGGTGTCGTGGGCGGCCTGGAACAGCGCCTCGACCTGGCCGGGGTCGGTGACGTCGGTCTTCACGAACAGCCCGCCCACCTCCTCGGCGGCGGCCTTCCCGCTGGTCTCGTCGATGTCGGCGCAGACCACGCGGGCGCCCTCGGCGGCCAGCCTGCGGACGGTGGCCAGCCCGATGCCGCTGCCGGCTCCGGTGACGACGGCGGTACGGCCGACCAGGCGGCGGCAGACGGGAGCTTCGGTCTCGGTCACTTAGGCGGGCCCTTCGGTGCTGAGGAAGACGTTCTTGGTCTCGGTGAAGGCGGTCAGGGCGTCCGGGCCGAGTTCGCGGCCGAGCCCGGACTGCTTGAAGCCGCCGAACGGGGTCCAGTAGCGGACGCTGGAGTGCGAGTTGACGGACAGGTTGCCCGCGCGGACGGCGCCGGAGACGCGCAGGGCGCGGCCGAGGTCGCGGGTCCAGATGGAGCCGGAGAGCCCGTAGGGGGTGTCGTTGGCGAGCCGGATCGCGTCCCGCTCGTCGTCGAAGGGCAGCAGGACGGCGACGGGCCCGAAGATCTCCTCGCGGGCGGCCGGGCTGTCGGGGGCCGCGTCGGTGAGCACGGTCGGCGGGAACCAGAAGCCGGGGCCGTCCGGGGCGGTGCCGCGCAGGGCGGGCGCGCCGTCGGGGACGTAGGAGCGGACGCGGTCGAGCTGGGCGCGGGAGATCAGCGGGCCCATCTGCGTCTTCTCGTCGGCCGGGTCGCCGACGACCACGGCGGCGAGGGCGTCGGCGAGGTGGGCGCGGGCCTCGTCGTAGACCTCGCGCTGGACGAGGACGCGGGTGCGGGCGCAGCAGTCCTGGCCGGCGTTGTCGAGGAAGGAGAAGGGGTCGAGGGCGGCCTTGAGGTCGGCGTCGGCGAAGACGATGTTGGGGCTCTTGCCGCCGAGTTCGAGGGTGACCGGCTTGAGCAGACGGGCGC comes from the Streptomyces seoulensis genome and includes:
- a CDS encoding amino acid deaminase/aldolase; this translates as MTARAADRARYDRATAAYEAPLALVDLAAFDANAADLVRRANGKPIRVASKSVRCRALLERVLAREGFAGIMSFTLAESLWLARSGFDDVLLAYPSADRAGYAELAADPKLAASVTVMVDDVAQLDLIDAARAGGREVVRVCLELDTSLRMFGGRVRVGARRSPLHSPAQLAELARSVARRPGFRLVGIMGYEGHVAGVGDAVAGHPVRSRAVRLMQTAARKELAERRGTAVRAVRAVAPELEFVNGGGTGSVQHTAAEDAVTEIAAGSGLYVPRLFDNYTSFTGRPAALFALPVVRRPGVGAVTVLGGGYPASGAAGPDRLPVPYLPEGLRFDPQEGAGEVQTPLLGSPADDLLIGDKVWFRHAKAGELCERFDVLHLVEGDTVTATVPTYRGEGHTFL
- a CDS encoding haloacid dehalogenase-like hydrolase, which encodes MRQLLAWSLAAAAALAAAPALAPTAAAADAKCPKLRTSWYGDNRAHLQHVIDTYGTCSGHRGAVAAFDWDNTITKNDVTDATLSWALRHSALPRPARWKDTSAWMTDAGDRALTAACGTGAGGSLRTSDRPKCTDEIVEIREKGTTMSGAAAFAGTWNHRRTVPQYAWVPQLFAGRTPAQLSSYAAAARTEALAAPIGATRTLGTHTVPAYVRYYDQQRDLIRTLKRAGFRVYIVSAGSEPVTEVWSRGVGVDAAHTIAIRSVLDHRGRITTRNEGCGGIGVNKGEVIPYIDGKRCWINQDIYGIRGPAAWQKQAWKNRIAVGGGDADTDVTFVSDATGAHLVLNRNKAELMCRAYDDTDGRWVINPMFIEPLPRKTDPYPCSTTAYNAPDGGHTPLLRPDGSVVPDQADTVH
- a CDS encoding 3-oxoacyl-ACP reductase, whose amino-acid sequence is MTETEAPVCRRLVGRTAVVTGAGSGIGLATVRRLAAEGARVVCADIDETSGKAAAEEVGGLFVKTDVTDPGQVEALFQAAHDTYGSVDIAFNNAGISPPDDDSILDTGLEAWKRVQEVNLTSVYLCCKAALPYMRRQGRGSIINTASFVARMGAATSQISYTASKGGVLAMSRELGVQFAREGIRVNALCPGPVDTPLLQELFATDPERAARRLVHIPLGRFARADEIAAAVAFLASDDASFVNATDFLVDGGISGAYVTPL
- a CDS encoding aldehyde dehydrogenase family protein, producing MTDPHQLQVVNPATEEIIATVPAASAEEVNTAVARAVPAQRAWAALAPADRARLLRRFADTVDAHTEELALLEVREAGHTLGNARWEAGNARDLLLYAAGGAERLTGSQIPAPGGWNVTFHEPLGVVGVIAPWNFPMPIAAWGSFPALAAGNAVVLKPAETTPLTALRLAGLALEAGLPEHLFQVLPGHGHTAGRALVDHPDIAKIVFTGSTRTGHEVAERCARLLKPVTLELGGKSPNIVFADADLKAALDPFSFLDNAGQDCCARTRVLVQREVYDEARAHLADALAAVVVGDPADEKTQMGPLISRAQLDRVRSYVPDGAPALRGTAPDGPGFWFPPTVLTDAAPDSPAAREEIFGPVAVLLPFDDERDAIRLANDTPYGLSGSIWTRDLGRALRVSGAVRAGNLSVNSHSSVRYWTPFGGFKQSGLGRELGPDALTAFTETKNVFLSTEGPA